The DNA sequence TCCGGGACAACGGAATTCAGCTTTACCAGAGGGGTGTTGCCGATGAGCTCACTGACGTGCTGGGCGATGCGCATGACTCCATCGTCCCAGGTGCAATGATCGGCTACCAGGCGGCCTCCGGAGGCGTGCTACCAGGTGGCCTCTCGGATGTACTCGCCGATTTGCCGCAGCGAGCGCTGCGCCTCCGACACCACCGGCGCCCCGAGCTGGAAGACGTGCATCTGCCCCGGCCACACCCGCACCTCGACGGGGACGCCCGCCGCTGCCAGCATCCGCGCGGCCTTGCGGGCGTCGCTGATGAGGACCTCCGACCCGGAGACGTGGATCAGCGTGCGCGGCAGCCCGGGTTCGATGTGGTCGAGCGGTTCGTACACCGGCTCCGGCGCACCGTCGACCCAGTGGTTCTTGGCGGCGTGCTCGATGAGCTCGTTGAGTGCGTGGAACGCCCGGGGTGGGAACATGACGTCGCTGCGTGCGTTGGGGTGGGTGGCCCTGGCCTCGTTGTCCAGCTCGAACAGCGGTGACATGGTCACCACCGCGGCGGGCGTCTCACCTTCGGCCTGCACGCGTTCGGCCAGCGCCAGTGAGAGGTACCCGCCGGCGGAGTCGCCGGCCAGCACGATCTGGTCGGGCTCGTAGCCCTGGCGGCGCAGCCACAGATAGGCGTCGTGACAGTCGTCGACGGCCTGACCCACCGAGTGCTTGGGGATCATCCGGTAGTTGACCACCAGGGCCGGGCTGTCGGCGAACTTCGACAGCGCCGTCACCAGCCGGCTGTGCGAGTTGGCGCCGCAGGTCAGGAACGCCCCGCCGTGCATGTACAGGATGATGCTGCGTTTGCCGTCGGCCGGCAGGACGCCCGGTGCGCGCACCAACTGGGCGGTGCAGTTCTGCAAGGCGATGGTGGCGCGGATGGTGCCGGGAACCGGGCGCAGGATGCGGCAGGCGAAGTCGACGACGCCCCACGGCCACGGCATCTTCGGCGCCAGGCTACCGATCGTCAGAGTTGGCTTGATCGTCATCAGCGCAGCGAGCGCCATGAGTCGCGCGGGGATGCTCGGCCCGTCTTCGACCACCTCGACCGGCGCGCCGTCGCTGACCGGGAAGCGCCGCGATCGGTGCGGCCTTGCTGCCCTGATGCCAGCATATGAGGAGCTGGGGACCTTACTCGGTGCGGTCATTGCCACCACCTTCTACGCCGTTGTAGTGCCAGGTGCTCAGCTACTCAGCCAATCTCCGTAACTTAGCTTCGCACTAGTAACCGATATCACAATGGTCTAAACAAATTCCGTCCCGCTTTGATACCGCACTGTGATCGCCGCTCCGGGGTTGCCACGCGGCCGGTCCCTAGACTGTTCGTGTGCGCGCATCACGCGGTGCCCTGGCAGCGGCAGCCACGCTCGCATCGACGGGCTCCGCCTACATCGGAGTGCGCAACCTCCTCGCCGGACAGGCCCAGCAGGCCCGCCAGGTGATCCCGAAGGCCTGGGACATCCCGCCGCGCGCCGACGGCGTCTACTCCCCCGGGGGCGGCCCCGTGGAACGCTGGCACCGCGGCGATCCCTTCGACCTGCACCTGATGATCTTCGGCGACTCGACCGCGACCGGATACGGCTGCCGCACCGCCGACGAGGTGCCCGGCGTGCTGATCGCCCGCGGGCTGGCCGAGCGGTCCGGTAAGCGGATCCGGCTGAGCACCAAGGCCATCGTCGGCGCCACCTCCAAGGGGCTGGCCGGCCAGATCGACGCGATGTTCGTGGCCGGCCCGCCGCCGGACGCCGCGGTCATCATGATCGGCGCCAACGACATCACCGCACTCAACGGCATCCCGCAGTCGGCGCGACGGTTGGGGAAGGCCGTGGCGCGGCTGCGGGCCAGCGGCGCGGTCGTCGTGGTGGGCACGTGTCCGGATTTCGGCGTGATCACCGCGATCCCCCAACCGCTGCGGACCGTCGCCCGCACCCTCGGCCTCCAGCTCGCGCGGGCCCAGGCGTCGGCCGTGCGGGCCGAGGGCGGGGTGCCGGTGCCGTTCTCCGACCTGCTCGCTCCGGAGTTCTACAAGCAGCCCGACGTGCTGTTCTCCGAGGACATGTTCCACCCGTCGGCGGCCGGTTACGCGCTTGCCGCCAGCCAGTTGCTCCCCGCACTGTGTGAGGCGCTCGGCGAGTGCGATACCGGGGACGCGCCCGAGCAGGCGCTGGAAACGCGGTCCGCCGACGTCAGCACGCTGCTGGCCAAGGTCGGCGGCGTCACCCGGCTGTGGCGGCGCACAACCGGGGTCCCCGCGCCGGTCATCGCCTCGGCAGGTTAGCTTTTCCCTACCCGCCGATTGAGGAGTCGTCATGCCTGAAGCCGTCATCGTCTCGACCGCGCGTTCGCCGATCGGCCGCGCCAACAAGGGGTCGCTGGTCGACATGCGGCCCGACGACCTGGCCGCCCAGATGGTGCGCGCCGCGCTGGACAAGGTGCCCGCGCTCGACCCGCACGACATCGACGACCTGATCATGGGCTGCGGTCAGCCCGCGGGCGAGTCCGGATTCAACATCGGCCGCGCGGTGGCGGTGCAGCTGGGCTACGACTTCATGCCGGGCACGACCGTCAACCGCTACTGCTCGTCGTCGCTGCAGACCTCCCGGATGGCGTTCCACGCGATCAAGGCCGGTGAGGGCCATGCGTTCATCTCGGCGGGCGTCGAGACCGTGTCGCGCTTCGCGAAGGGCAACGCCGACGGCTGGCCCGACACCAAGAACCCGAAGTTCGCCGAGGCGCAGGAGCGGTCGAACCAGGCCGCCGCGGGCGCCGACGAGTGGCACGACCCGCGTGAGGACGGCAACCTGCCTGACGTCTACATCGCGATGGGCCAGACCGCCGAGAACGTCGCACTGTTCACCGGCATCAGCCGTGAAGACCAGGACCACTGGGGTGTGCGGTCGCAGAACCGCGCCGAGGAAGCCATCAACAGCGGCTTCTTCGAGCGGGAGATCTCGCCGGTGACGCTGCCGGACGGCACGGTCGTGTCCAAGGACGACGGCCCGCGCGCCGGCACCACCTACGAGAAGATCAGCCAGCTCAAGCCGGTGTTCCGGCCGAACGGCACGGTCACCGCGGGCAATGCGTGCCCGCTGAACGACGGCGCCGCCGCCGTGGTGATCATGAGCGACACCAAGGCGCGTGAGCTGGGGTTGACGCCGCTGGCGCGCATCGTCTCGACCGGGGTGAGCGGGCTGTCGCCCGAGATCATGGGCCTCGGTCCGATCGAGGCGTCCAAGAAGGCGCTGGCCAACGCCGGGATGAGCATCGGTGACATCGACCTCTACGAGATCAACGAGGCGTTCGCCGTGCAGGTGCTCGGCTCGGCCCGTGAGCTCGGCATGGACGAGGACAAGCTCAACGTGTCCGGCGGTGCGATCGCGCTGGGCCATCCGTTCGGGATGACCGGCGCCCGCATCACCGCCACGCTGCTCAACAACCTGCAGACCCACGACAAGC is a window from the Mycolicibacterium litorale genome containing:
- a CDS encoding alpha/beta hydrolase, which codes for MTAPSKVPSSSYAGIRAARPHRSRRFPVSDGAPVEVVEDGPSIPARLMALAALMTIKPTLTIGSLAPKMPWPWGVVDFACRILRPVPGTIRATIALQNCTAQLVRAPGVLPADGKRSIILYMHGGAFLTCGANSHSRLVTALSKFADSPALVVNYRMIPKHSVGQAVDDCHDAYLWLRRQGYEPDQIVLAGDSAGGYLSLALAERVQAEGETPAAVVTMSPLFELDNEARATHPNARSDVMFPPRAFHALNELIEHAAKNHWVDGAPEPVYEPLDHIEPGLPRTLIHVSGSEVLISDARKAARMLAAAGVPVEVRVWPGQMHVFQLGAPVVSEAQRSLRQIGEYIREATW
- a CDS encoding SGNH/GDSL hydrolase family protein, translated to MRASRGALAAAATLASTGSAYIGVRNLLAGQAQQARQVIPKAWDIPPRADGVYSPGGGPVERWHRGDPFDLHLMIFGDSTATGYGCRTADEVPGVLIARGLAERSGKRIRLSTKAIVGATSKGLAGQIDAMFVAGPPPDAAVIMIGANDITALNGIPQSARRLGKAVARLRASGAVVVVGTCPDFGVITAIPQPLRTVARTLGLQLARAQASAVRAEGGVPVPFSDLLAPEFYKQPDVLFSEDMFHPSAAGYALAASQLLPALCEALGECDTGDAPEQALETRSADVSTLLAKVGGVTRLWRRTTGVPAPVIASAG
- a CDS encoding acetyl-CoA C-acetyltransferase is translated as MPEAVIVSTARSPIGRANKGSLVDMRPDDLAAQMVRAALDKVPALDPHDIDDLIMGCGQPAGESGFNIGRAVAVQLGYDFMPGTTVNRYCSSSLQTSRMAFHAIKAGEGHAFISAGVETVSRFAKGNADGWPDTKNPKFAEAQERSNQAAAGADEWHDPREDGNLPDVYIAMGQTAENVALFTGISREDQDHWGVRSQNRAEEAINSGFFEREISPVTLPDGTVVSKDDGPRAGTTYEKISQLKPVFRPNGTVTAGNACPLNDGAAAVVIMSDTKARELGLTPLARIVSTGVSGLSPEIMGLGPIEASKKALANAGMSIGDIDLYEINEAFAVQVLGSARELGMDEDKLNVSGGAIALGHPFGMTGARITATLLNNLQTHDKQFGLETMCVGGGQGMAMIIERL